The Tenrec ecaudatus isolate mTenEca1 chromosome 4, mTenEca1.hap1, whole genome shotgun sequence region tgcactatCGGGCcctctgggtcagaatccactcgatagcagtgaatCTGTTTGCttcgaaatctttacaggagcagaatgcttcatctttctccctcagagaaagcTGGTGACTTCAAGGgactaactttgcagttagccggCCAGTTCACACCCCCTCCTGCACCAGGCCTCCTGAAGAGTGAGGCTCCTGAGATACTACATGCTAACACTCTCTATGTGACTCCAATGCAGCTAAGTTTGGAAACCTTCATGTTGTTGCGTTGGGCACCATTAACTCAGTTCAGACTCTAGTGCCCTATGTACAGCAGaccgaaatactgcctggtcctgccccatccttgcGATTGTTATATTTTAGCCCATCGTAGAAgctactgcgtcaatccatcttgttgagagccttcctctcttcaCTGACTGCGGCTGGGTgtgggaaacaaaaccagaaacagAGGGTATGGGGGCCAACTCTCAACATACAgactttaaggcagtggttctcaactttcctcatgcctcgactctttcatacagttcctcatgttgtggtgacccccccccaccataaaattatttttgttgctgcttcatcactgtagttttgctactgttatgaattgggagacccatgtgaaagggtcgttcgacccccaaaggggttgctacccacaggttgagaaccgctgctttaaggagtctgggaggtcaGGGCTCCTTTGGAGGAAACCTTCACATTCATGGTTGGAGCTGCGTCCCAGGCCCACTCACATTCTCTTAGGTAAAAGTAATTCTTCCTCACCAtgtcccccataataatgccaaatgtcaactgcttgaaggttagCGACCTGATGgttgtcagccatctagagcaatcagaccctattgtctgtcccaccctaagtagggtccAGGCCCTTAGGATAAGGATAATGGATCGTCCCCTGGAGGAGAGCTCAAAGACATCCAAGATAGAGCCAATagacgaccaaggttaggcttccatcttgactctagagcccacctatcttgctatgtttgtgccttcctgtcacatgtatgcctccaGCACAACCTCTTCCTATTGATGCATatccctagctcatccccctccTGTTACATGCATGCCTCTTGTGCAatcccttcctgttatgtatgtgcTTACTATGATCTGCATGTCTAAACTCATGAGATTACattactctctctctgctcaaacCTGACTCCAGAAGTTAGGACTGAGAGGTGAACCCTTGCATGCTTTAATCTTGGCtggtgtctctttaatttacccctcaaatACACAATTGCCCCTTAGTTGTGGGGACCCTGGTCCACCacagctgggttgactagagaaacaaatcagatatattcatatatatgtaagagagagctttatatcaagaggtaattatatatcaagcaaacatcccagtccagaacaagtccataagtcattaGTCCATAGATCCCTCTTAAGATTCGCATAGCCTATGCCCTCTTCtagaagtggtgctggaaaaattggatatctacctgcagaaaaatgaagcaagacccttacctcactccaagcacaagaataaactcaaggtgggtcacagaccttgaggtaaatcccaaactattagggctatcagtgagggaattgggacaaatctgagaaccttggcatagggaagacataggctatcagaaatagggaaggatacaaatacagaggcggcacaaattgacaagtgggatattctgaagataaaacacttgtgtatatggaaagaaatcaccaagagagtaataagagagtccacggactgggaaagaatctttagcaatgacacattggGAAAAGATCTtattactaaactctacaatactttgcaagcttacaataagaaaaaactaactaactaaagaggtgggcaaaggacctgaatagaagtttcagaATGGCAGAAATCAGAAAAGCATCATAAGCATCATATATCATATgcaaaaatgttcctgatcattagccataagacaagtgaaaattaaaacaactatgagatagcaCCTAACGCACTCAAAGAGAGCCCatttcaaaaagtcagaaagcaacaagtgttgtaaggactgtggggagacaggaactctagtccactgctggtggaccggtAGGTAGGTACAACCATTATAGAAATCGACttagcgatatctaaaacagatagaattgagctaccatatgacccagtaatctCCCTACTGGACatttacccagaagaggcaagaaacaaaccacggcctgacatctgtgctccagtattcatcgtggcacagttcacaattacaaggagttggaaacaacccaactttccatcaatagatgaatggatcaaaacactgtggtacacacatacaatggagtactacacattcctaaaaagcagcgatgaacatatgaagcatattgccgcattggaagaactggaggaaatcattctaagtgaagtaagccaagcacaaaaagacaagtacaacatgattctgctgagataatctttaaaaaaatgggaCCTAGGGGAAAagttactatatacatacattcctggggtgaggtccaggtactatggcaggggccaacccaatccaggggtacatatgggagcctactaaataggagggggaacAAAAAAGGGGGGCAAAAAAGACTGGGGGGGAGCGGGACACTAACACACCCAAATATATTGTCTATCTATTCACAGGAGGGAGGGCTTCAACCTGATAGGCCGacttgaatacaacatactggcatgtaccagggaacccatagagaggtctgtggggctggccccaatcccaactctgtggacccccctctccctcccacaaagaatgaacttcagaggacagcactgaagctatagctttgggagaggggcatatctgattagagcacacaggagaaacgaagagggatggagagagaggggaggaccTCCTGACTGGCCAAATTCCAAGGGCAATATTCAGGCTTGAAGCagacaaggcacagagaggaccatagggccagtcccACCAGGAGACATGACGTCGCTGACTAAACCATAGTGCCTCAGGGGACAATATTGGAGGcccagtgagggaattgtgcccaatctgaccccatcatgctggggtgaaacactaagggcagcaaggggagcaaaatgatgaaatccccggggaataccaaaaacagactttgaagACAGagggtggcaccccatcagactcgactggtaAACACtcataagggccaacaaacagaccttgaactctttataggctttttcattttcatcagtggctttctttttgttattgtttggctttgcctgtttttttgcgctcattaatgtctctgcatgtctatctagataagataggtgggataaacaatttgaagacaagaaacaaaaacaaaaaccagaaccaatggttccgggaggatatgggagaaggggaggtaggagaaaaggggggcggggggggggggcaggaaccaacccagagaaaagggaataacaagtgagctaaaatcaatggagagaagggcgtaggatgcctagtggggcttaatcaagggcaatgtagcagtgaggaatactaaacccaaatgaaggccaattaGATGGTGGGACaaagaggaaataaaaggaaatagaggaaagaaccaggaggcaaaggacatttatagaggtctaaatacaggcatgtacacatgtaaatatatttatatataatgagaggggaatagatctatgtacttttatctatatgttaagaattaaggttgcagaaaaaaaagaattaaggttgcagatggacattgggcatcgactcaagtactctctcaacacaagaacgctttgttctaataatccggcattctgtgatgctcaccttcccaacataattgctgaagaaaaaaaatgggtgaataaacaaatgtggtgaagaaagctaatggtgcccagctatcaaaagctatagcatctggggtcacatggaagaaacacatcagcctctgtcaatgggatcagatatcaggcactgaagacccagaacaaaatcatacccaatgtgaatggggatgggtggggggagcttggagtggagacccaaagcccatctgtagacacagaaaggtcacaaggaagagatgacccagtcaggatgcaatatagcaccaatgaaacatacaactttcctctagctctttaatgcttcttttcccccattatcatgacctcaattctaccttataaattggattagaccagaacatgcacactgctacagacaagagcccaaaacacagggaatccaagatagataaaaccctcagggccaacaatgagagcagaGATCAGGAGGACTAGGGGAacgttgggggagaaaggagaaatggatcacaaggatcaatatatgaccccctccaagggggactaacaacagaaaagtgggtgaagagtgacagaggatgatgtaagatatgaaaataataatctataacttattaagggctcatgagggagggaggggggaaaatgaggagctgatatcaaaggttcaagtagaaagaaaatgctttgaaaatgatgatggcagcatatgaatacatgtgcttgacacaatggatgaatgtgtggattgtgaagggagatgtaagagcccctaataaaagtattggataacatttttcaaatgattcatgcagccacaagcaatgatgcaaaatgcaggaatatcacaggctgttgggtgaaaagtcttgtcaatcaaatggcagtggaagcatcacagggctgatgcaggtctcagcgtggctcccCAACacaaaggtgaaggcagagagaggggaggtgggtcccaggaccctccttatgagggaGGTCACGCCCACAGGGAGGCACCAtcgggctgtgacttgattgacaggctagactccacccctccatttcaagttgacatgaaattatgtaactaccacactgatcTATTTTATTAAGCAAGGtgtccttttgcagggactggtctctcctgataacatgtccaaaatatgtgagatgaagtctcgccaatgTATCACTTGTATTGCCTGACACACTCAGGCTGCTAACGAGCACGGTGGCTTTACTTcctcaagacaaatgtgtttgttctcttggtagTCTactgtcctttcaatattcttcaccataccataattcaaatgcatccattctgatgtcagtcttctttatttattgccCCACTTTCACATGTACAGGAAGTGGTTGACAACCCCACAGGTCATGAATGGCTCAGGCTTCCAGAGAACATCCTTGctcctcaacactttaaaaagatcttgtgcagcagatttgcccaatgcaacatgcCATTTGATattactgctgtttccatgagcattaactatgaatccaagcaaaatgaaatcttggaTAGCTTAGATCTTTACCCTGCTGCTGCCTATTGGTCCAATGTGAGGCTTTTAGTGTTCTTtaccttaaccctataatgccggaatttttaatttcaggaaagaattttttttgttcttattctttactttcatagctatcaatatattaattaaattatattaattaaatgttatgaaaaagtcacactcggtgttatagggttaagttgtaatctatactgaagactgcaggctttgatcttcatcagcaaatgcttcaagtcttcctcacttccagcaaacaaggttgtaccATCTGCATGCGGCAGGTTGTTAAGAGCTGTTTCTCCAATCTAGATCCTGCGTTTTtcacataatccagtttctcagattatttacttagcatacagatttaatagcTATGGTGAAAGTATACAACTTCATGCATGTCTTTCCTGGTTTCAAACCATGTAGTGATCTCCTTTcctgtttgaatggctgcctcttggtccatgcacaggttcAGCACAAGCAGTGCAGTGTGTAGAATTCCCACTCTTTACCATTTATCCATAGTTGTTAacagccacacagtcaaatacctttgcataatcaagaaaacacaagtaaatatctttccaactaccatttcaagaggtagcatattatCCTTTataattgaaggaagaagtccaaactgcaattggggggggggggcgagggtatacagtgactgtgtattcaccttctttggatgctttctgcgtagttcaatatttttcccatagaatcctttatattgcaaatcaaggcttggatttttttccataCATATATTATGGACTTGTTGGGGAATATATTATTTCCTACCCATTTTGTATTCTTGAGGCCTAACAATGTGTAGAAAATTGAAGGGGTCCACAAAAAATAGATGGTTTGGATGTGTACTACAGCTGAAATTCTAACCACGTGGCTTTCACTGACAGCGTTAACTCCATTTTTCAGAGTGACATAAATTCAGCTTCCTTTTACAACCCGCCTCCCTCCCATGAGTTAACCAGCAATGTGGCAGAAGCTTTGCCCTCATGTTACTGTGTCTGAAAACAGATCCCAACCACCCACTCTCCAGCCAGGCTAGCCAGGATCCTGGTGTTTTCAGGACTGTAACCTGTTAGAAGTGCATCGCAGGGCCTGGCTTCAGTGAAGCACGAAGCAgtcacacaagaggaggaggtaaGGGATAtttgaagaaaaggaaagacATGGCATCTCCAGGAAGTGGGAAAGTATGAACAGAAAGACCAGATTGGATGGTGTGTTTATCTGAAGTCTATGATCTGCTTTAGGGTGACATTGACTCAGTCTTAAGCAGGACAAAGGCAAGGTAAAGATGTTAGGTAGCAGGATAGGGGGTTGTTCTCcgtgcctaggggtcccctacagGAAGCTGGAAGCTGAcgaaggctaaagggcatgcaccaattcaggcTCCTAGCCAGGAAGGGGGTACACCTAAGTGGgtagtacacctgggtgggccccaatctaggccaggtggggttaattcagccaatggggtcagcctgtgccatcgaccacgcctcccagcgaaGAGCATCGAAAGGCTGGCATTGGAAGCCCGCTGCTCTCTTTTCCCCCCAGCTCTGTGGCTGGAGTGCTGGCCTCTCCGGCTTCAGGTTTCCACACGTGGATGTGAAGTGCCCTGAGGgggcctgtgtaaaacctgaaactcctgtcctttataaaaaactcacttggatcacacaccAGGCTTCAGCGGGAATTGtttctcatgtgaagccaaggaccgaggtatttgTAACCTGAGATACACGGGATGAGCGAGACTATTAGCATGGAGTCATAATGGCATAAAGGTTTGCTGAGGTACAAGGACAAGGAAGAGCAAAAGAAATGGTCACAAAAGCACGATTGGTGACAGATCAACACATcatacaggtgggactgcagagATAGGTACAGGACCATGGTTAGGACGTGTAcattatgttaactagaggaaTTGATAAGATTGGCCTTCCAACGAAGCAATTGGGGTGTGACTCTCCATGAACACATCCAGGCAAGCCTGGGAGAGGACTGTCCCTCCCTAGGCTGGCTGAAGAAAAGTGAGGTTACCTACTTTCCACTGCCCGAGCCAAGACTGTTCTCATCGCTGGTGAATGggcagaaggaattcaatggtgGCTTAGTGGCAGTGAGGACTCTACAAGGTTATAGCCCCCTGCATCCATAGGCCCCTGCAGTCCAGGTGGTTAAAATTTAGCTCTAATACAGATCATTAACCTCAAGTTGAATGCTTCCCGGCATAACTTTTTCTAGCACCATTCAGAGACTTAGAGGCCCAGAAGAGACAGCTGGCAGGATTTAACTCTGATTGGTGTTTTGTTGAGCTACaaggaggaaaaggacattttaaaggGAAAGTCATAGTGATGGCCACAGAACTTTGCttaggaaggaggggagggaagcCAGGAGATAAAGGTCTTTGACCTTGCTTCATCTATGTCATCATTATAAGGGTTCCTttattttgagtgttttccaacCCAAGGGGACTTATCTTCCAGCACTGTATTGTACATAGTCTATTGCTATccaaaggttttcattggctaattttcagaaggatATCTTCAGAACTGTCTTCCTGGTCCGCCTTTGGTTGTCGGCCTGAGAGCCTGTTGTCGAAATGGACAAGTTCATGAAACCCGGGAAGGTGGTGCTGGTCCTGGCGGGACGCTATTCGGGACGCAAAGTCATCATCGTGAAGAACATTGATGACGGCACCTCGGACCGCCCCTACAGCCACTCCCTGGTGGCTGGAATTTACCGATATCCCTGCAAAGTGACAGCCGCCATGGGCAAGAAGAAAATTGCCAAGAGGTCGAAAATCAAGTCTTTTGTGAAGGTGTATAACTATAATCACCTCATGCCCACGAGGTACTCCGTAGATATCCCCTTGGACAAAACTATCGTCAACAAGGATATCTTCAGAGACCCTGCTCTTAAACGCAAGGTCCATCGGGAGGCCAAGGTCAAATTTGAGGAGAGGTACAAGACAGGCAAAAACAAGTGGTTCTTCCAGAAGCTGAGATTCTAAGTCTTgagtcaaaatcattaaaaacacccccaaaataaaaaaaaaaagaaatttgagtTTCACTATAATCAAACGAGGAGGGGCTCATGATAATTTTGAACTCAGATGCACCTAATGTaatgattaccgtatatactcgaatataagccagcccgagtataagccaaggtacctaattattacctgggaaaccagcaaAAACGGATTGACTCCAGTATAAGCCTAGTGTGGTAAATGCAGaacctattggtgagtttcaataatcaaaacaaatgaaaataaaattactaaaaattgagacatcagtgtgggtaatgtatttaaatatttattttaaataaaaaacataaataaaaggacagcaagtcatttaacattagtaaaccagcaaagtaagtggaaaataggttcaacaaaaacaataaggtatcaacaatgataccttaaaagtactattccctgagctcaaccaGCAACtaaactaaaatgtaaagagttaaaatccttcaaaactggattcctcatcatcatccgtatgccaatgcagagtttcagctggtgtgaggtcatcatagacgctgtcctcactgagatcgccgtcaccaccatcactgctgtcattttcatacaaagcgcagtcttcaccaccatccatagcattactaatactacatttctggaaggcacgtcacaccatgtcttctggaatggcttcccatgcatctcaaacccactttgctattaactctatgtcaggcttcatgagatttcttccttttgttcgtcgggcttgaccagatgacatccattcatgccacatccttcgcacacggtctttaaaaggcttattcaaagatacacgtcataggacggctctgattggttagatgtgagtaaacaaacattcaaagccctacagtgtcagtggggctttgaatgaacagcggagaaatggcgcTCGACTCGTTACCTCGTTGGGGGTAGGGGAggacagcgagatgttacaccttgctggagtACCACTGaaccatgtataagccgaaccccagtttttcagcacattttttgtatataacgagtatatacggtattttgtAACTGAAAAGAAACAACCACCACCTTAGAAGGATATGTAATCTCCCAATAATCAGAGCTACCACGACCTAATTTTGTAGGCATTATGGCAATGTCAACTAATCACTCTTGTTACTAATGGTCCTTCTATTttcttatgtaagttccctaaacgGTCACTTTCTTGCATCTTTTAGTTCACAATCCTCAGGACCTTGTGACCCCCAGCTTGCAAATTGTCTGGCCTCTCAGAACaagttatttattttaactttcagTTAGACTCTGCCATTTTGCTCTGCGTTAAAGTCTGCTCCAAACATGTAGCAAGCTCATGCACGGCTGAATGAGAACAGCCGGCCCTTCTCCATCTTCAAGAGGATGCTTGAAGCAGTTGTGGCTCCTGGGACAGCCCATCTCACAGAGGGTTTTCCTGTTTTCGCCGACCCTGTGCATCACCAAACATACTATCCCTTTTTAGAGATCGTTCtctcctgatgatgtgtccaaagttaGGGGAGCAGAAGTCTCACTGTTCtagtttctaaagagcattctggttgcatttcTGCTAAGACTGATTTACTAGTTTTTCTGAAGGTCTACTGTGTTTTCAGTATTCCTCGCCAACACATATACACTCTCCCCTTACTGGTGACCTGAGTGTGCTCCAGTTCACATTTCTCACCCCACTTAGTTGTCCATTTCATGTTTGGGGGATAGGCATGGCTAAGTGGGGTTGGAAAATGTGGATCAGGAGGCTTGAACACCGTGCGTGTGAATAGTCAACTTTATGTCTTGGTTTCATGGCCCGTTGCAGACAACCTCTGTATTAAGAGGATTCCTACTGGGCATTTAGAGGCTCAACAAATGATGAAAAGATCCAGTATGTCCTTCTGGGGACTCTAGGTAAATGAGCCAACAACTTTTTTAATAGAGGTAGTTTCATCACTTGAACGGTCAATTCTTAATGTGCCAAGTACCTTTtgcaaaattgtttttattttgtcttcaaaaTTGCATTCAAGGTAAATTCAATTGGACTCTGCTATAGTTTTCTTGCTGTTGCATCTAGTCGGAGGGGTCAGAGGAAATGGAAGTTCCTGAAGGCAAAATTAGAATATATTTCTTCTTATTATCAGTGCAGTCGATGGAAATCAATGAAAATTTTGACAAATCAGTCAGCCTCCTGGGCCTCAGACTTCCATATGCTGAAAGCGAATTGCAACGATAATTCACAGAGAGTAAATAAATGTGTTCGCGTTGGTGCCAGTGCACCGGTTTAAAAGGCTTGAAGCCAGAGCCAATCTGTACAAACTTTTAGTAGTATGACGTCAGGATAGTAGGCGCAACCAGTGCGCACGCGCATATTTAAAGAGCCGGCGTGCTCTCGAGAGCTGCTTAGCACCGCCCTCATCGTCGCATGGCTCCGCCTCGGTTTCCCAGGGACCGTTCAGCCACGCCCCCTGGAACGGCAACCGCCAATCATCGCCGGCGTTTCCCGTGTCGTCATTGGTGCGTGCCCTGGTTTCCAAAGTTCGGAGGCGGGCTCCTGCGCTCGCGCACGCGCTCGTTTCCGCTTTCTCCACGCTGGTTCCGCGCCTCGCCGGGCCTGAGGCGGACTTCGTTTCGGGGCGTCTGTCACCGCCGCCGCGATGGGTAAAACTGCTGGCTCAGATCCGGGAGCCCGGCCCGACCCGGTCCGGAGCTTTAATCGTTGGAAGAAGAAACACAGCCATCGACAGAGCCAAAAGAAACAGCTGAGGAAGCAACTGAAAAAGCCCGAGTGGCAGGTGGAGCGCGAGGTTATCAGCCGCCTCACGCAAAACTACGAGAAGGTGAGGCGGGCCGGGCCCGGCTGGGGAGGGGGCCTGCGGCGGGCCGTGTGTTGCGGCAACGGCTACATAGGGGAAGGGCGGACCTGCCACTGAGCACCTCTTCTGGGGAGCATGCTGACAATCCACTGGGCCGGAGGAGGGAGTGGGCTTGCAGGTGTCCGACAGGACCTGTTGAGGCGGCCCCTCCCCCCGAAAGATCTGCAGGGTAGTACAACCCCGGCATCCA contains the following coding sequences:
- the LOC142447036 gene encoding large ribosomal subunit protein eL27-like, giving the protein MDKFMKPGKVVLVLAGRYSGRKVIIVKNIDDGTSDRPYSHSLVAGIYRYPCKVTAAMGKKKIAKRSKIKSFVKVYNYNHLMPTRYSVDIPLDKTIVNKDIFRDPALKRKVHREAKVKFEERYKTGKNKWFFQKLRF